Proteins from a genomic interval of Hydrogenophaga sp. PAMC20947:
- a CDS encoding ABC transporter permease, whose product MPDRPRLAQAWYAVLAREWAALRASPWDLAMISVIPVGVCALVAWIFLAGLPRDLPVVVMDLDHSAVSRQLDRALDASPGISVAAHTQDWQEALSLLRSRQAYGVVILPEQLASDLQTGRSATVQWFYNGQFQSHVGGLGRDVRAVVSTFSAGIELAAREKRGAAPVVARRQLEPLRLRVETLFNENSNYEFFLGLALMPSIAQIFITLAAVSAIGRELRRATVPDWLAAAGGRWWLAVAGKLVWPALSFGLQALLFVVVFALGLGWTVQGSLPMLMAGLLALVAAQLAMGVLLIGATLTLRSALSAAAFVTAPAFAFAGQGFPLQSMPAAARWWAETLPLTHYLQLQSRHWLAGAPAAYSMTDLLVLVLMTAGLGALGLVLLQRRAHQPHAWGRK is encoded by the coding sequence ATGCCTGACCGCCCCCGTTTGGCCCAGGCCTGGTACGCCGTGTTGGCGCGCGAGTGGGCTGCGTTGCGCGCCAGCCCTTGGGACCTGGCAATGATCAGCGTGATTCCGGTGGGCGTGTGCGCGCTGGTGGCCTGGATCTTTCTTGCCGGGCTGCCGCGTGATCTGCCCGTGGTGGTGATGGACCTCGACCACAGCGCGGTGTCGCGCCAGCTGGACCGCGCGCTGGATGCTTCGCCTGGCATCAGCGTGGCGGCTCACACCCAGGACTGGCAAGAAGCGCTCAGCCTGCTGCGAAGCCGCCAGGCCTACGGCGTGGTGATCCTGCCCGAGCAACTGGCCAGCGACCTGCAGACCGGCCGCAGCGCCACGGTGCAGTGGTTTTACAACGGCCAGTTCCAGTCGCATGTCGGTGGTCTGGGGCGGGATGTGCGCGCCGTGGTATCCACCTTCTCGGCCGGCATCGAACTGGCCGCGCGCGAAAAGCGGGGTGCGGCGCCTGTGGTGGCCCGAAGACAGCTTGAGCCCCTGCGCCTGCGCGTGGAGACCTTGTTCAACGAGAACTCGAACTACGAGTTCTTCCTGGGCCTGGCCTTGATGCCGTCCATCGCGCAAATCTTCATCACGCTGGCTGCGGTCAGCGCCATCGGGCGGGAACTGCGGCGCGCTACGGTGCCGGACTGGTTGGCGGCGGCCGGCGGGCGCTGGTGGCTGGCGGTGGCCGGCAAGCTGGTCTGGCCGGCGCTGAGTTTTGGCCTGCAGGCGCTGTTGTTCGTGGTCGTTTTTGCGCTGGGTCTGGGCTGGACGGTGCAGGGTTCGCTGCCCATGCTGATGGCCGGATTGCTGGCGCTGGTGGCGGCCCAGCTGGCCATGGGCGTGCTGTTGATCGGTGCCACGCTGACCTTGCGCAGTGCCTTGTCTGCGGCGGCCTTTGTCACGGCGCCGGCCTTTGCCTTTGCCGGCCAGGGCTTCCCGCTGCAGTCCATGCCGGCCGCAGCCCGTTGGTGGGCCGAGACTTTGCCGCTGACCCACTACCTGCAGCTGCAGTCGCGCCACTGGCTCGCGGGCGCGCCAGCCGCCTACAGCATGACCGACCTGCTGGTGCTGGTGTTGATGACCGCGGGTCTGGGCGCGCTGGGCTTGGTGTTGCTGCAGCGCCGGGCGCACCAGCCGCATGCATGGGGGCGCAAATGA
- a CDS encoding PRC-barrel domain-containing protein, whose protein sequence is MLRTLEDLCKCTIGATDGPIGRVRDLYLDDEAWVVRYLVIDTDGWLTNKKVLISPISVGEPNWAEQELHVSISREQVRNSPDVDTEKPVTRQHELEYSSYYGYPIYWGSAGLWGYGLYPSLMQPAYERPESQQATPELAPNVQTPPDESPVTDADGDAHLRSSRAMTGYHIHATDGDIGHVCGMLIDDKTWAVRYLIVNTSNWWVGHKMLVAPPWIKAVSWENQSISVDLTRQAVMDAPVYNPAETLAHDSEARLYQHYGRDGYWAQSDKRKTGKSRI, encoded by the coding sequence ATGCTGCGAACCCTCGAGGATCTTTGCAAATGCACCATCGGCGCCACCGATGGCCCCATTGGTCGCGTCAGAGACCTGTATCTGGACGACGAAGCCTGGGTCGTTCGCTACCTGGTCATCGATACCGACGGTTGGCTAACGAACAAAAAAGTGCTGATCTCGCCGATATCCGTTGGCGAACCCAATTGGGCAGAGCAAGAGCTGCACGTATCGATCTCCCGGGAGCAGGTCAGAAACAGCCCTGACGTCGATACCGAGAAGCCTGTCACCCGACAACATGAGCTGGAATATTCCAGCTACTACGGCTACCCCATCTACTGGGGCAGCGCCGGACTTTGGGGCTACGGCTTGTACCCCAGCCTCATGCAGCCTGCGTACGAGCGCCCCGAAAGCCAGCAGGCGACCCCCGAGCTGGCACCGAACGTTCAGACGCCCCCTGACGAATCCCCGGTTACCGATGCCGATGGAGACGCGCATCTCAGAAGCAGCAGAGCGATGACCGGCTATCACATCCACGCCACCGACGGCGACATCGGCCACGTGTGCGGCATGTTGATCGACGACAAGACTTGGGCCGTGCGCTACCTTATCGTCAACACCAGCAACTGGTGGGTTGGCCACAAAATGCTCGTCGCACCACCCTGGATCAAGGCAGTGAGCTGGGAAAACCAGTCCATCTCGGTCGACTTGACGCGCCAGGCCGTCATGGATGCACCCGTCTACAATCCGGCGGAAACGCTGGCCCACGACAGCGAAGCCCGCCTGTACCAGCACTACGGGCGTGACGGGTATTGGGCGCAAAGCGACAAGCGGAAAACCGGGAAATCCCGCATCTAG
- a CDS encoding ABC transporter permease has protein sequence MSRVWAGFSGTWRALLGDLGVLVLLFGGGLVYSFFYPLPYRQEIVQQAPIVVVDQDRSALSRQITRYVRAHPAVQLLEVTPDVARAHELLWRNEAAGALVLPAGLNSAALSGSKAEVALVGHGAYLMLNKAALTGLTEAVATVSAGIEIKRLSASTPSDRAAREQRQPLQLNAVPLFNVREGYGAYLVPGVAVLIVQQTLLMAVAMLMGGWREAGGRPMAHDLGSFAGVWLAWTSAAALHCAYWFGFVLWFQDYPRGGNLTGLLAFTLLFSATLASLALLIGSAFRTRERSVQLMIGLAMPILFVAGLSWPSQALPPLLQGLRWLLPSTAGIQGFVALNQLGASWSEIAPEVLSLSALLPVFTGLAAWRWRATATAET, from the coding sequence ATGAGCCGGGTCTGGGCCGGGTTTTCCGGCACCTGGCGCGCCCTGCTGGGTGACTTGGGCGTGCTGGTGCTGCTGTTTGGCGGCGGCCTGGTCTATTCGTTCTTCTACCCGCTGCCCTACAGGCAGGAAATCGTGCAGCAAGCGCCCATCGTGGTGGTGGACCAGGACCGCTCGGCGCTGTCGCGTCAGATCACGCGTTATGTGCGCGCCCACCCAGCGGTGCAATTGCTGGAGGTGACGCCCGACGTGGCGCGTGCCCACGAACTGCTGTGGCGCAACGAGGCGGCCGGCGCGCTGGTGCTGCCGGCCGGCCTGAACTCGGCGGCGCTGAGCGGCAGCAAGGCCGAGGTTGCGCTGGTCGGCCATGGTGCCTACCTGATGCTGAACAAGGCGGCGCTCACCGGTTTGACCGAAGCCGTGGCCACGGTATCGGCCGGCATAGAGATCAAGAGGCTGTCGGCCAGCACGCCCTCAGACCGGGCCGCCCGCGAGCAACGCCAGCCGCTGCAGCTGAACGCCGTGCCGTTGTTCAACGTGCGTGAGGGCTATGGCGCCTACCTGGTACCGGGTGTGGCGGTGCTGATCGTGCAGCAAACGCTGCTGATGGCCGTGGCCATGCTGATGGGCGGCTGGCGCGAAGCCGGCGGGCGGCCGATGGCCCATGACCTGGGCAGCTTCGCGGGCGTGTGGTTGGCCTGGACCAGCGCGGCGGCGCTGCACTGCGCCTACTGGTTCGGTTTTGTGCTGTGGTTCCAGGACTATCCGAGGGGCGGCAATCTGACGGGCCTGCTGGCCTTCACGCTGCTGTTTTCAGCCACCCTGGCCAGCCTGGCGCTCCTGATCGGCAGCGCCTTTCGCACCCGGGAACGCAGCGTGCAACTCATGATCGGTCTGGCCATGCCCATCCTGTTTGTGGCCGGCCTGTCCTGGCCCAGCCAGGCGTTGCCGCCGCTGCTGCAGGGCTTGCGCTGGTTGCTGCCCTCCACCGCTGGCATCCAGGGTTTTGTGGCCCTGAACCAGCTGGGGGCCAGCTGGTCTGAGATCGCGCCGGAAGTGCTGTCGCTGAGCGCCTTGCTGCCGGTCTTCACCGGCCTGGCAGCGTGGCGGTGGCGGGCAACCGCCACCGCAGAGACCTGA
- a CDS encoding TolC family protein, with protein MSKRRGVLFGVLAGAITLAGAAQAQTAVSLEDALQLARQSSGTVQGAQLDAQAQTLQAQALSNLGGPSLNLSGFAGRVSNSVNLDLSQVAAAANPVIGMADAALPAVELPSIPNSLQTTRITTLTSVGVGGVWPLYAGGRIEAVQGLARGRAQEAAANQQDSEHQLATQVAQRYFTVQLARAAEVLRADVVVGMEAHQRDALKLESAGLIARVDRLKADLALDNARRDQAKARSDLALAEVALQRLLALPQPAQPSTPLFVNSEGPGPLADFVQAGRLHHPAWHKLAAKREQAAQSLALQGKAGAPNVVALANYNFNRDSGNLLQPNWQVGVYLSLPLLSRIDHAQLRDAARLQQQRVELSAEQAERDIPTLIESQWRAAQDARAQYVNGASAIALAEENLRLQRISFAQAQTTGTDVTDAQLQLAKSQTGRLQASHDYVLALSRLLEACGQPERLAEFAARADITLAMTPLRSGAATP; from the coding sequence ATGAGCAAGCGACGTGGTGTTCTCTTTGGCGTCTTGGCGGGCGCCATAACCCTCGCAGGCGCCGCCCAAGCCCAGACCGCGGTATCCCTGGAGGACGCGCTGCAACTCGCCCGGCAATCGTCCGGTACGGTCCAGGGCGCACAACTCGATGCCCAGGCGCAAACCTTGCAGGCCCAGGCCTTGTCCAATCTGGGTGGACCTTCGCTCAACCTCAGTGGTTTTGCCGGCCGGGTATCGAATTCGGTCAACCTTGACCTGTCGCAGGTGGCGGCCGCCGCCAATCCCGTGATCGGGATGGCCGACGCCGCACTGCCCGCGGTGGAACTGCCCTCCATTCCCAATTCGCTGCAGACCACGCGCATCACCACGCTGACCTCGGTCGGTGTAGGGGGCGTCTGGCCGCTCTATGCCGGCGGCCGCATCGAAGCGGTCCAGGGCCTGGCGCGTGGGCGGGCCCAGGAGGCCGCCGCCAACCAGCAGGACAGCGAGCACCAACTGGCGACCCAGGTAGCACAGCGCTATTTCACCGTGCAGCTGGCCCGCGCCGCCGAGGTATTGCGGGCGGACGTGGTCGTGGGCATGGAGGCCCACCAACGCGACGCATTGAAACTGGAGTCCGCCGGACTGATTGCGCGTGTGGACCGCCTGAAGGCCGACCTGGCACTGGACAACGCACGGCGCGACCAGGCCAAGGCCCGCAGCGACTTGGCGCTGGCCGAAGTGGCCTTGCAGCGCCTGTTGGCCCTGCCGCAACCAGCCCAACCCAGCACGCCGTTGTTCGTCAACAGTGAAGGACCCGGGCCGCTGGCGGACTTTGTGCAGGCCGGCCGGCTGCACCACCCTGCCTGGCACAAGCTGGCAGCCAAGCGTGAACAGGCGGCGCAATCGCTGGCGCTGCAAGGCAAGGCGGGGGCCCCAAATGTCGTCGCGCTGGCCAACTACAACTTCAACCGCGACAGCGGCAACCTGCTGCAACCCAACTGGCAGGTCGGCGTCTACCTCAGCCTGCCCTTGCTCAGCCGCATAGACCATGCCCAGCTGCGCGATGCCGCCCGGCTGCAGCAGCAGCGTGTGGAGCTCAGTGCCGAACAGGCAGAGCGCGACATCCCGACCCTGATTGAATCGCAGTGGCGCGCGGCACAGGACGCTCGCGCCCAGTACGTCAATGGCGCCTCGGCGATCGCACTGGCCGAAGAAAACCTGCGCCTGCAGCGCATCAGCTTTGCCCAGGCTCAAACCACGGGCACCGACGTCACCGACGCCCAGTTGCAGTTGGCCAAAAGCCAGACCGGGCGCCTGCAAGCCTCACACGACTATGTGCTGGCGTTGTCCCGGCTGCTCGAAGCCTGCGGCCAGCCAGAACGCCTGGCCGAATTTGCCGCCCGCGCCGACATCACCCTGGCCATGACCCCTTTGCGCTCCGGCGCTGCCACCCCATGA
- a CDS encoding IS110 family transposase: protein MRRPTTEDSSKTHVGLDVHKDSISVAAAEPGRAPGRLIGKVIHDVNKLLKVLAKVGTVEQLHIVYEAGPTGFGLQRALKARGYLCEIIAPSQIPRRAGDRVKTDARDSAQLAECSRAGQLSAVWIPDPEDEAIRDLSRAREDAVNSRVQARHQLKGFLLRHDVRCTGKTSWCGAYYRWLGTLNFGAGAAQTAFTEYWQAVTAADDRVERLTKALEGSITGWRFEPVVGALQALRGVAAITSIGLVAEIGDLARFAHPRKLMGYLGLTPSEHSSGERTSRGSITKTGNAHARRLLTEAAWNYRFKARIGKQAQIRQQTLSEPIRRMAWAAQLRLTQRYAALNARGLQANKACIAVARELAGFIWAIGMQAQREHSGPN, encoded by the coding sequence ATAAGGAGACCGACCACGGAAGATAGTAGCAAGACTCACGTGGGCCTGGATGTCCACAAGGACAGCATCAGTGTGGCTGCGGCCGAACCTGGGCGAGCACCCGGGCGCTTGATCGGCAAGGTCATACACGATGTGAACAAGCTGCTCAAGGTGCTTGCCAAGGTGGGCACCGTCGAGCAACTCCACATCGTCTACGAAGCGGGGCCCACGGGCTTTGGACTGCAGCGCGCCCTCAAGGCCAGGGGCTACCTCTGCGAGATCATTGCCCCTTCGCAGATCCCACGACGTGCGGGCGACCGGGTCAAGACCGACGCACGCGACAGCGCGCAGTTGGCCGAGTGCTCACGCGCGGGGCAGTTGAGCGCCGTGTGGATTCCCGATCCAGAGGACGAGGCTATTCGCGACCTGTCGCGCGCGCGTGAAGACGCGGTCAACAGTCGCGTTCAGGCCCGTCACCAACTCAAGGGCTTCTTGCTGCGCCATGACGTGCGCTGCACAGGCAAGACCTCCTGGTGCGGCGCCTACTACCGCTGGCTGGGGACGTTGAACTTTGGCGCAGGCGCAGCCCAGACGGCTTTCACCGAATACTGGCAAGCCGTGACAGCAGCAGATGATCGCGTTGAGCGCCTGACCAAGGCGTTGGAGGGCTCAATCACTGGCTGGCGGTTTGAGCCGGTGGTGGGCGCGCTGCAGGCACTGCGTGGTGTTGCTGCCATTACGTCGATTGGCTTGGTGGCCGAGATCGGCGACCTCGCGCGCTTTGCCCATCCGCGCAAGCTCATGGGCTATCTCGGGCTGACGCCGTCAGAGCATTCCAGTGGCGAGCGCACGAGCCGCGGCAGTATCACCAAGACGGGCAACGCGCATGCACGCAGGCTGCTGACCGAGGCGGCCTGGAATTACCGCTTCAAGGCGCGCATCGGCAAACAAGCGCAGATTCGACAGCAAACGCTGTCCGAGCCGATACGAAGAATGGCCTGGGCGGCGCAGTTGCGCCTGACCCAGCGGTATGCGGCATTGAATGCCCGTGGCTTGCAGGCCAACAAAGCCTGCATAGCCGTGGCCCGGGAGCTGGCAGGCTTCATCTGGGCCATCGGTATGCAGGCCCAGCGCGAGCACAGCGGGCCCAACTGA
- a CDS encoding efflux RND transporter periplasmic adaptor subunit, protein MSTTPPDDRPDRPDQAAPTPALPATSLRPAAPRRSFPVWPVLGGIVLVALGWGVKKAFEPVVLPLQGQVEAQEINVSSKVSGRVETLNVSLGQTVHAGDLLFELNSPEVAAKVVQAQAAQQAAQAVSNKAQAGARPEEVAMAKANWERAQTGERMARTTLERVQTMADQGVLARQKRDESEAQWRAAQQQTAAAQAQYQMAQHGARPEDREAAAAQARQVAGVVSEAEVAQAETQIRAPTAGEVARIQIQPGELAPQGFPVITLVQLDDPWVVLAVREDQLAAFQPGSEHRAQVPALAQDLNLKVSAVAVMPDFATWRSARPGGTDLRTFEVRLKPVDKLPGLRPGMSVVFPAS, encoded by the coding sequence ATGAGCACCACCCCACCCGACGACCGCCCCGACCGCCCCGACCAGGCGGCGCCCACGCCTGCCCTGCCCGCAACATCACTCAGGCCCGCCGCGCCCCGACGATCCTTCCCGGTCTGGCCCGTGTTGGGCGGGATTGTGCTGGTGGCGCTGGGATGGGGCGTCAAGAAGGCCTTCGAACCCGTGGTTCTGCCTCTGCAAGGCCAGGTCGAGGCGCAGGAGATCAACGTGTCGTCCAAGGTGTCTGGCCGCGTCGAGACACTCAATGTGAGCCTCGGCCAGACGGTCCACGCCGGTGATCTGCTGTTTGAGCTCAACAGTCCGGAGGTAGCGGCCAAGGTGGTCCAGGCCCAGGCGGCGCAGCAGGCGGCGCAGGCCGTGTCCAACAAGGCCCAGGCTGGGGCGCGGCCGGAAGAGGTGGCGATGGCCAAGGCCAATTGGGAACGGGCCCAGACCGGCGAGCGCATGGCCCGCACCACGTTGGAACGTGTCCAGACCATGGCCGACCAGGGCGTGCTGGCACGCCAGAAGCGCGACGAGTCCGAGGCCCAGTGGCGCGCTGCCCAACAGCAGACGGCGGCGGCGCAAGCCCAGTACCAGATGGCCCAGCATGGCGCCCGGCCCGAGGACCGCGAGGCCGCCGCCGCCCAGGCCCGCCAGGTGGCTGGAGTGGTCAGCGAAGCCGAGGTGGCGCAGGCCGAAACCCAGATTCGCGCCCCGACTGCCGGTGAGGTGGCCCGCATCCAGATCCAGCCAGGCGAGTTGGCCCCTCAGGGCTTCCCGGTCATCACCCTGGTGCAGCTGGACGACCCTTGGGTGGTGTTGGCCGTGCGCGAAGACCAGTTGGCGGCCTTTCAGCCGGGCAGCGAGCACCGCGCCCAGGTGCCGGCGCTGGCGCAAGACCTGAACCTCAAGGTCAGCGCCGTGGCGGTGATGCCGGACTTTGCGACGTGGCGATCGGCCCGGCCCGGCGGCACCGATTTGCGCACCTTCGAGGTCCGCTTGAAACCGGTGGACAAGCTGCCGGGTCTGCGCCCTGGCATGAGCGTGGTCTTCCCGGCGTCCTGA
- a CDS encoding CsbD family protein — MNKDQVKGTFKEVAGKLQAQAGKVVGSTEQRVKGHLLEAEGKAQHVFGDAKSLVKNVSTKS; from the coding sequence ATGAACAAAGATCAAGTCAAGGGCACATTCAAGGAAGTGGCCGGCAAGCTGCAGGCGCAAGCCGGCAAGGTCGTAGGCAGTACGGAGCAACGGGTCAAAGGCCATCTTCTGGAAGCTGAGGGCAAGGCACAGCACGTCTTTGGCGACGCGAAAAGTTTGGTCAAGAACGTGAGTACAAAATCTTGA
- a CDS encoding PAS domain-containing protein — MADSMHTTPQLAGLRERANARLSPDTQPNLKRGGAKDALAVLHQLASSPDTAADALAVLHELQVHQVELDLQAEELHASRSELESALRRQLELYDHLPVGSFTIDRALIVQELNLTGARMLGIERDEAFGWPLESFLVPSSARALRQLVSRAVSGDRNASATLQLAGKAGKVTLVQGHVSADPSGDGVFVVLAAWGGPHVT, encoded by the coding sequence ATGGCCGATTCGATGCATACAACACCTCAGCTGGCGGGACTGCGTGAGCGTGCGAACGCGAGACTGAGCCCGGACACCCAGCCGAACCTCAAGCGGGGCGGTGCAAAGGACGCGTTGGCGGTCCTGCACCAGCTGGCGTCGTCACCAGACACCGCGGCCGACGCACTCGCGGTGCTTCACGAACTGCAAGTCCACCAGGTCGAACTGGATCTGCAGGCCGAAGAGTTGCATGCGTCACGCAGCGAGCTGGAATCCGCGCTTCGACGTCAGCTTGAGCTGTATGACCACTTGCCGGTCGGCAGTTTCACGATCGATCGCGCCTTGATCGTGCAGGAGCTCAATCTGACCGGTGCCAGAATGCTCGGAATCGAACGCGACGAGGCATTCGGCTGGCCCCTCGAGAGTTTCCTCGTGCCGAGCAGCGCACGCGCGTTGCGGCAACTGGTCTCGCGAGCGGTGTCTGGCGATCGAAACGCATCTGCGACCCTTCAGCTGGCCGGAAAAGCCGGCAAGGTCACCCTGGTTCAAGGCCATGTCAGCGCAGATCCCAGTGGTGACGGCGTGTTCGTCGTGCTCGCCGCCTGGGGAGGGCCCCATGTCACGTGA
- a CDS encoding chemotaxis protein CheB, giving the protein MLPTPPRSVAQHVRIVALGASAGGLEPLEQFLAQVPIRSGLAYLVVQHMDPTHKAMLSDLLQRTTEMPVREATESQPIEPDAVYVIPPNAELTVKNGAIHLAVPSQPRGRRMPIDVLFSSLARELGDRAIGVVLSGMGSDGTLGLRAIKSQGGLTVAQAPESAQFDSMPKSAIAAGCVDIVTQPSTMPQSILSVTFERPRSMPGADGVDDLDAAPLAAILNLLHAHSKHDLRQYKTSTLLRRIDRRMAVHELATMVAYVAFLRENPQELDLLFKEMLIGVTSFFRDGSVWQDLKDSMLPPLLTRHRGVAGSLRAWVVGCSTGEEAYTLAMLYTEAVEHLPVSQRLPLQIFATDLSADAIAVARAGLYPASIARDVEPERLGRFFHHKSSGYLINQGIRDMVRFAQHDVILDPPFTRLDILCCRNLMIYFDAALQQRLIPLFHYSLRPGGVLLLGGSETVGRAQAMFKPLHPKTRLYWRIDNGPATKMAVFPTPRRPTARSATLETPVAHLNTASANLQSLADQALLQAFSPPAVLVNDSGDVLYLNGRTGVYLEPAAGKANWNIHVMARPGIRAQLAVALRTALKDKKPVELRGLRLDDETPKIIDITVQPILQPAGIAGMALIVFRDVVAPIRGRRHKASGVVDTAVGDDLIRSREEVRALRQDMQASQEELQAANEELQSINEELQSANEELTTSKEEAQSMNEELQTVNGELQSKLDDLALAQSDMQNLLNSIDIATLFLDNGLNVRRFTEQIASVFHLREADIGRPLSELATTLIYPELHTDVKETLRTLMFSEKEITTADGHWFSVRIMPYRTQANVIQGAVITFVDITSAKELESRLRNV; this is encoded by the coding sequence ATGCTTCCCACCCCCCCCCGTTCCGTCGCCCAGCACGTACGCATCGTGGCTCTGGGTGCTTCTGCTGGAGGTCTGGAGCCACTGGAGCAATTTCTGGCCCAGGTTCCGATCCGGAGTGGCCTGGCCTATCTTGTGGTGCAGCACATGGATCCCACCCACAAGGCCATGCTGAGCGATTTGCTGCAGCGAACCACCGAGATGCCTGTGCGGGAAGCCACCGAGTCACAGCCCATTGAACCCGACGCGGTCTACGTCATCCCGCCGAATGCCGAGCTCACGGTGAAGAATGGTGCAATTCACCTGGCCGTGCCGTCGCAGCCCCGCGGCAGGCGAATGCCTATCGACGTTCTGTTCAGTTCGTTGGCGCGTGAGCTGGGCGATCGCGCGATCGGCGTGGTCTTGTCAGGCATGGGCTCGGACGGCACGCTCGGTCTGCGCGCGATCAAGTCCCAGGGGGGCTTGACCGTGGCGCAAGCGCCCGAGTCGGCACAGTTCGACTCCATGCCCAAGAGTGCCATTGCCGCCGGTTGTGTCGACATCGTCACGCAGCCGTCCACGATGCCCCAAAGCATCCTCTCGGTCACGTTCGAACGACCGCGTTCCATGCCTGGCGCCGACGGGGTCGATGATCTCGATGCCGCGCCGTTGGCCGCCATTCTGAATCTGCTGCACGCGCACAGCAAGCACGATCTGAGGCAGTACAAAACGAGCACGCTGTTGCGCCGCATCGACCGACGCATGGCGGTGCATGAGCTCGCCACAATGGTCGCCTACGTGGCCTTCCTGCGGGAGAACCCCCAGGAACTGGATCTTCTCTTCAAGGAGATGCTGATTGGCGTCACCTCGTTCTTCCGCGACGGCAGTGTCTGGCAGGACCTGAAGGACTCGATGCTGCCACCTTTGCTGACGCGGCACCGAGGCGTCGCTGGATCGCTGCGCGCATGGGTCGTGGGATGTTCAACCGGCGAAGAGGCCTATACGCTCGCGATGTTGTACACAGAAGCGGTCGAGCATCTGCCCGTCTCACAGCGCTTGCCCTTGCAGATATTCGCCACGGATCTGAGCGCGGATGCGATTGCTGTGGCCCGAGCCGGCCTCTATCCGGCCAGCATCGCACGCGATGTCGAGCCCGAGCGCCTCGGGCGCTTCTTTCACCACAAGTCAAGCGGCTATTTGATTAATCAAGGCATTCGGGACATGGTGCGGTTCGCGCAGCACGACGTGATCCTCGATCCACCGTTCACCCGGCTCGATATTCTGTGCTGCCGCAATCTGATGATCTACTTTGATGCGGCATTGCAGCAACGGCTCATACCGCTGTTTCACTACAGCTTGCGCCCGGGCGGCGTGCTGCTGCTGGGTGGCTCGGAAACCGTTGGGCGGGCTCAGGCGATGTTCAAGCCCCTGCATCCCAAGACCAGGCTGTATTGGCGAATCGACAATGGTCCTGCCACCAAGATGGCGGTTTTCCCGACTCCGCGGCGCCCGACGGCGCGCAGCGCAACCCTGGAGACGCCTGTGGCGCACCTGAACACCGCTTCTGCAAACTTGCAATCGCTCGCCGACCAGGCGCTGCTGCAGGCATTCTCGCCTCCCGCCGTGCTCGTCAACGACAGTGGCGATGTGCTCTACCTCAACGGACGCACCGGTGTTTACCTGGAGCCGGCGGCCGGTAAAGCCAACTGGAACATCCATGTGATGGCACGCCCGGGCATCCGGGCGCAACTGGCCGTTGCGCTGCGCACGGCGCTAAAGGACAAGAAGCCGGTCGAGCTGCGTGGCCTGCGGCTCGATGACGAAACGCCGAAAATCATCGACATCACAGTGCAGCCGATCCTGCAGCCTGCGGGCATTGCAGGCATGGCATTGATCGTCTTTCGCGACGTTGTTGCGCCGATTCGAGGTCGGCGGCACAAGGCATCAGGGGTAGTGGATACGGCTGTCGGTGATGACTTGATCCGCTCGCGCGAAGAAGTCCGCGCACTGCGGCAGGACATGCAAGCCTCACAGGAGGAGCTTCAGGCGGCCAACGAAGAGCTTCAATCGATCAATGAAGAGCTGCAGTCGGCCAACGAAGAGCTGACCACCTCCAAGGAAGAAGCCCAGTCGATGAACGAGGAGCTGCAGACGGTCAACGGTGAGTTGCAGTCCAAGCTCGACGATCTTGCGCTCGCCCAGAGTGACATGCAGAACCTGCTGAACAGCATCGACATTGCAACCCTTTTCCTCGACAACGGCCTGAACGTGCGCCGTTTCACCGAGCAGATCGCGAGCGTATTCCATTTGCGCGAAGCCGATATCGGTCGGCCGCTGAGCGAGCTGGCGACCACGCTGATCTACCCGGAACTGCATACCGATGTCAAAGAGACGCTTCGCACGCTGATGTTCAGCGAAAAGGAAATCACCACCGCGGACGGCCACTGGTTTTCGGTACGCATCATGCCTTACCGCACGCAGGCGAACGTGATTCAGGGTGCCGTGATCACGTTCGTTGATATCACGAGCGCCAAGGAACTGGAATCCCGCCTGCGCAACGTATAG